A single genomic interval of Halomonas sp. GT harbors:
- a CDS encoding SulP family inorganic anion transporter, translated as MNIERWVPVVGWLRRYNRALLFKDSLAAVIVTLMLVPQALAYALLAGLPPEMGLYASMLPLVLYAIFGTSASLAVGPVAVAALMTASALSSFATPGSPEYIGAALVLAALSGLILIAMGVLRLGFLVNFLSHPVISGFITASGILIAISQFKHILGVEATGHNVIELLGALFSQWQQVNLITLLIGLGVWGYLLICRKRLHTWLMAIGISASASGLMVKAAPISAVMVTTLLAWHFNLGQYDVDLVGFVPSGLPAITLPSLDQSLWFGLLPAALLISLVGFVESVSVAQTLAAKRRQRIDPNQELIALGMANLGTGVSGGSPVSGGFSRSVVNFEAGAATPLAGAFTALGIVLATLLLTGLLAFLPTATLAATIIVAVGTLIDLPAVKHTWQYSRSDGVAMVATLLLTLLHSVEVGIISGVVLSLGLHLYRTSQPHSAVVGRVPGTEHFRNVKRHDVETDEHVAMLRIDESLYFANARYLEDTVMALAARSPSLKHIVLTCQAVNVIDASALESLEAINGRLKDAGAMLHLAEVKGPVMDRLTNTTLYRELTGQVFFTTFEAWQTLALPAQNEEPQPYTH; from the coding sequence ATGAACATAGAGCGTTGGGTGCCTGTGGTTGGCTGGCTGCGGCGCTATAACCGGGCTTTGTTATTTAAAGATTCGCTGGCAGCCGTTATCGTCACGCTAATGCTGGTGCCCCAGGCGTTGGCCTATGCCTTACTGGCTGGGTTGCCGCCAGAGATGGGCCTGTATGCCAGTATGCTACCGCTGGTGCTTTACGCCATATTTGGTACCAGTGCCAGCTTGGCGGTAGGGCCGGTAGCCGTGGCAGCGTTAATGACGGCGTCGGCTTTAAGCAGCTTTGCTACTCCAGGCAGCCCTGAATATATTGGCGCTGCACTGGTGTTGGCGGCGCTTTCAGGATTGATATTGATTGCCATGGGCGTACTGCGGCTGGGCTTTTTGGTCAACTTTTTAAGCCATCCGGTTATTTCTGGGTTTATCACTGCGTCGGGAATCTTGATCGCCATTAGTCAGTTCAAGCATATTCTAGGCGTGGAGGCCACGGGACATAATGTTATTGAGCTGCTGGGCGCACTGTTCAGTCAGTGGCAGCAGGTCAATCTCATCACGCTGCTGATTGGTTTAGGGGTGTGGGGCTATCTGCTGATTTGCCGCAAGCGGTTACACACTTGGCTGATGGCGATAGGTATCTCGGCTAGCGCTTCTGGTTTGATGGTCAAAGCCGCACCTATTTCAGCGGTGATGGTGACTACACTGCTGGCCTGGCACTTTAACTTGGGGCAGTACGACGTGGATCTGGTCGGCTTTGTGCCTAGCGGCTTGCCTGCCATTACGCTGCCTAGCCTAGATCAGTCGCTATGGTTTGGCCTGTTGCCTGCCGCTTTATTGATCAGTTTAGTGGGCTTTGTAGAATCGGTATCCGTGGCGCAAACCCTGGCGGCTAAGCGTCGCCAGCGTATCGACCCTAATCAAGAACTCATCGCTCTTGGGATGGCCAATTTGGGCACTGGCGTCAGCGGCGGGTCGCCGGTGTCAGGTGGGTTTTCACGCTCGGTAGTGAACTTTGAAGCGGGCGCGGCAACACCGTTAGCCGGGGCATTTACCGCCTTGGGTATCGTGCTTGCAACGTTGTTGCTCACTGGTCTGCTGGCATTTCTGCCGACGGCGACCTTGGCCGCTACCATTATCGTCGCCGTGGGCACATTGATTGATCTGCCCGCAGTAAAGCACACTTGGCAATATTCCCGCAGCGACGGCGTGGCAATGGTGGCGACCTTGCTGCTCACCCTGCTGCACAGTGTCGAGGTCGGTATTATCAGCGGCGTTGTGCTTTCGTTAGGGCTACATCTTTACCGCACCAGCCAGCCCCACAGTGCCGTGGTGGGCCGGGTGCCGGGCACCGAGCACTTCCGCAACGTGAAGCGCCATGACGTTGAAACCGATGAGCACGTGGCCATGTTGCGCATTGATGAAAGCCTTTACTTTGCTAACGCTCGCTACTTAGAAGATACCGTGATGGCGCTGGCTGCTCGTTCGCCCTCGTTAAAGCATATTGTACTGACCTGCCAAGCGGTGAACGTGATTGATGCGTCCGCGCTTGAAAGCCTAGAAGCCATTAACGGACGGTTAAAAGATGCTGGCGCGATGCTTCATTTGGCAGAGGTGAAAGGCCCTGTGATGGATCGCTTAACAAACACAACGCTTTACCGCGAGCTAACAGGGCAGGTGTTTTTTACCACCTTTGAGGCTTGGCAGACGCTGGCTCTCCCCGCACAGAATGAAGAGCCGCAACCCTATACGCATTAA
- a CDS encoding RecQ family ATP-dependent DNA helicase — MTSLSPQQTLKAVFGFDDFRGGQQAVVSRVLDGCSTAAIFATGAGKSLCYQLPALHLPHLTLVVSPLLALMQDQLAFLARHGVSAASIDSTQDRATTRDVMERAKSGELKILMVSVERLKNERFRHFLRQIQISLLVVDEAHCLSEWGHNFRPDYLKLPEYQRDFAIPQVLLLTATATPAVIADMRGKFAIAPENVVTTGFYRPNLELLVAPAMENRQQQLIDWLMPQMPLGNEAPTIIYVTLQQTAEQVASALATQGIAAQAYHAGLDSARRDEIQRQFMSGKSPCIVATIAFGMGIDKGNIRNVVHFDLPKSIENYSQEIGRAGRDGLPSTCLTIAGRDGLRVLENFVYGDTPEYAGILRLLEEISSAGQAPDRQWEVLLNTLSRDTNIRLLPLKTLLVRLEMHGIIAPRFAFLAEYRLRYHIEPTALAGRFEGERAAFVCLLIDNIAIARTWGTVDFERLHQAGQAQQIDASRARVITALEYFQDKGWLTLEGKRMTDVYEICQPEFSVEAVASQLFNECLHREQIEIERLHSMLALFESESCLTRRLAEHFGDTTFDGPLHTEQGRCGHCSVCYGNPVRLPDAPPLPTLSDNDFIRYASPLIERHTEQFGRPPNAHRLAHFLCGLTMPVFTPLKARGLNGFAVFEQRAYPEVRHWAEAMLGG; from the coding sequence ATGACCTCGCTATCACCGCAGCAGACGCTGAAGGCAGTATTCGGATTTGATGATTTTCGTGGCGGTCAGCAGGCGGTGGTATCCAGAGTGTTGGATGGATGCTCTACCGCGGCGATTTTTGCCACCGGGGCGGGGAAGTCGCTCTGCTATCAGTTGCCTGCACTTCATCTTCCGCACCTGACGCTGGTGGTATCGCCGCTGCTGGCACTGATGCAGGATCAACTCGCTTTTCTGGCACGCCATGGTGTTTCAGCCGCGAGTATTGATTCCACCCAAGACCGCGCTACGACCCGTGATGTGATGGAACGCGCTAAAAGCGGTGAGCTGAAAATCCTTATGGTGTCGGTGGAGCGGCTTAAGAACGAGCGCTTTCGGCACTTTCTACGCCAGATTCAAATATCGCTGCTGGTGGTTGATGAAGCACACTGTCTCTCTGAGTGGGGACACAACTTCCGCCCCGATTACCTCAAACTACCCGAATATCAGCGCGACTTCGCTATTCCCCAGGTGCTGCTACTGACAGCCACGGCCACGCCCGCCGTTATCGCTGATATGCGCGGGAAGTTTGCTATTGCGCCAGAAAATGTTGTTACCACCGGCTTTTACCGCCCCAATTTGGAACTGCTGGTAGCGCCCGCGATGGAAAATCGTCAGCAACAGCTGATTGATTGGCTTATGCCGCAAATGCCGCTTGGCAACGAAGCGCCCACGATTATTTACGTTACCTTGCAGCAAACAGCCGAGCAGGTGGCAAGTGCACTTGCCACCCAGGGGATTGCTGCCCAGGCGTACCATGCGGGGCTGGATTCAGCCCGCCGCGACGAGATTCAGCGCCAGTTTATGAGCGGCAAATCGCCCTGCATTGTGGCTACCATTGCCTTCGGCATGGGGATTGATAAAGGCAATATCCGCAACGTTGTGCACTTTGATCTGCCTAAATCGATTGAGAATTACAGTCAGGAAATTGGTCGAGCAGGGCGCGATGGGCTGCCTTCCACCTGTTTAACCATTGCCGGACGCGATGGTCTACGGGTGCTGGAGAACTTCGTTTACGGGGACACGCCTGAGTACGCGGGTATTTTGCGCTTACTGGAAGAAATTTCATCAGCCGGTCAAGCGCCAGATCGCCAGTGGGAAGTGCTGCTCAATACGCTTTCTCGAGATACCAATATCCGCCTGCTGCCACTTAAAACGCTACTGGTGCGGCTGGAAATGCACGGCATTATTGCACCGCGCTTTGCGTTCTTAGCCGAGTATCGGTTGCGCTACCATATTGAGCCTACTGCCTTGGCGGGACGTTTTGAAGGAGAGCGGGCAGCCTTTGTATGTTTGTTGATTGACAATATTGCTATTGCTCGCACCTGGGGAACGGTAGATTTTGAGCGACTGCATCAGGCTGGGCAGGCACAGCAAATTGATGCTTCCCGTGCCCGCGTCATTACCGCGCTTGAATACTTCCAGGATAAAGGCTGGCTGACCCTGGAAGGTAAACGCATGACCGATGTGTATGAAATTTGTCAGCCGGAATTTTCGGTCGAGGCGGTAGCAAGCCAGTTGTTTAATGAGTGTCTACATCGAGAGCAAATCGAAATTGAACGGTTGCACTCCATGCTGGCACTGTTTGAGTCGGAAAGCTGCCTGACTCGGCGATTAGCTGAGCATTTTGGGGATACTACCTTCGATGGGCCACTTCATACCGAGCAGGGCCGCTGTGGTCACTGTTCGGTATGCTACGGCAACCCAGTTCGGTTGCCGGATGCGCCGCCGTTACCCACACTGTCTGATAATGATTTCATTCGCTATGCCTCACCGCTAATTGAACGCCATACAGAACAGTTCGGCCGGCCACCTAATGCCCATCGGTTGGCGCACTTCTTATGTGGTTTAACCATGCCAGTCTTTACCCCACTCAAAGCCCGCGGCCTTAACGGCTTTGCGGTCTTTGAGCAGCGTGCCTACCCTGAAGTGCGACATTGGGCAGAGGCAATGCTAGGCGGGTAA
- a CDS encoding ion channel codes for MLSGSGAVVVITAIAVIMSVLVHFEVAIRVSRKLEYWSLTLRRRFLVLIFSLFGAHVTEICLFALALICLQYLPETGQLSGSEAVTLWDYVYVSATSYTTLGFGDLTPEGGIRLLLSAEGLIGFMLITWSASLTFLQMQQHWAVGPE; via the coding sequence ATGTTAAGCGGAAGTGGGGCAGTCGTCGTCATCACCGCAATAGCCGTCATAATGAGCGTGCTAGTACATTTTGAAGTGGCTATTCGGGTGAGCCGAAAGCTTGAGTATTGGTCGCTAACGTTGCGGCGGCGTTTTTTAGTACTGATATTCTCGTTATTTGGAGCGCATGTTACCGAAATTTGCCTGTTTGCTCTCGCGCTGATATGTCTTCAATACCTGCCAGAAACGGGTCAACTTTCGGGCAGCGAAGCGGTGACACTATGGGATTATGTTTATGTGTCGGCAACCAGTTATACCACCCTAGGTTTTGGCGACCTAACACCTGAGGGCGGTATACGTCTGTTACTAAGTGCCGAAGGATTGATCGGTTTTATGCTGATTACTTGGTCAGCATCGCTTACCTTCTTGCAAATGCAGCAGCACTGGGCTGTGGGGCCTGAGTAG
- the zigA gene encoding zinc metallochaperone GTPase ZigA, translated as MTVFSPLPVTVLSGFLGAGKTTVLNHILANREGRRVAVIVNDMSEVNIDGALVRGGPGESTLDGEVALNRSEERLVEMSNGCICCTLREDLLDEVSQLAREGKFDYLVIESTGISEPLPVAETFTFEDESGQSLSHVARLDTLVTVVDGANFLEQYREAQSLAEAGESLGEDDERNVADLLVDQIEFCDVLLISKTDLINKKELDALTAILRSLNPDAELVPITQGGVPLEKVLDTGKFNFERAQQAPGWLKEMRGEHVPETEEYGIGSFAYHARRPFHPQKFHDLLNEEWFGKGLLRSKGFFWLATRPRFAGQWSQAGGIAHHGPAGVFWKAIPEANWPEDPETRQFIMEKWQEPFGDMRQELVFIGQHLDQDNMREALDACLLSEAELLQGMEAWKQLPDPFPAWE; from the coding sequence ATGACCGTATTTTCTCCCCTACCTGTGACCGTGCTTTCAGGATTTCTAGGTGCAGGTAAAACCACCGTACTCAATCATATTTTGGCTAACCGCGAAGGTCGTCGCGTTGCGGTGATTGTCAACGATATGAGCGAGGTCAATATCGACGGTGCATTAGTACGTGGCGGCCCTGGCGAATCAACATTAGATGGCGAGGTGGCACTGAACCGCTCTGAAGAGCGTTTGGTAGAAATGAGCAACGGCTGTATTTGCTGCACGCTGCGTGAAGACTTGCTAGACGAAGTTAGCCAACTGGCCAGAGAAGGTAAATTTGATTACCTGGTGATTGAGTCCACAGGGATTTCCGAGCCGCTGCCCGTTGCGGAAACCTTCACCTTTGAAGATGAAAGCGGCCAGAGCCTCTCCCACGTTGCACGCCTTGATACGCTCGTCACTGTTGTCGATGGAGCCAACTTTCTTGAGCAGTACCGCGAAGCGCAGAGCCTCGCTGAAGCTGGCGAAAGCTTGGGTGAAGACGACGAGCGTAACGTCGCAGACCTACTGGTCGACCAGATCGAGTTTTGTGATGTATTACTGATCAGTAAAACGGATCTGATCAATAAAAAAGAGCTTGATGCGCTAACGGCGATTCTACGCTCACTAAACCCTGATGCAGAGCTGGTGCCCATCACTCAAGGTGGCGTGCCGCTAGAGAAGGTGCTTGATACTGGCAAGTTCAATTTTGAGCGCGCCCAGCAAGCGCCTGGTTGGCTAAAAGAGATGCGTGGCGAGCATGTGCCAGAAACCGAAGAGTACGGTATCGGTAGCTTTGCCTATCATGCTCGCCGCCCTTTCCACCCGCAGAAATTCCACGATTTACTCAATGAAGAGTGGTTTGGTAAAGGGCTGCTACGCTCGAAAGGCTTTTTCTGGCTTGCTACTCGGCCACGCTTCGCAGGCCAATGGAGCCAAGCAGGCGGTATTGCTCATCACGGCCCAGCGGGAGTGTTCTGGAAAGCTATCCCAGAAGCTAACTGGCCGGAAGATCCTGAAACTCGCCAGTTCATTATGGAAAAGTGGCAGGAGCCGTTTGGCGACATGCGCCAGGAGTTGGTGTTTATCGGCCAACACTTAGATCAAGACAACATGCGCGAGGCGCTAGATGCCTGCTTGCTAAGTGAAGCTGAACTGCTACAAGGCATGGAAGCCTGGAAGCAGCTCCCCGATCCTTTTCCTGCTTGGGAGTAA
- a CDS encoding TIGR03643 family protein, translating to MPKAAVKRFRRLPEEEQSRVIEMAWEDRTPFEAINSLFGLGEPDVIEVMRHQLKPASFRLWRKRVTGRATKHTALRSSDVLRGYCPTQYKR from the coding sequence ATGCCTAAAGCAGCTGTGAAACGCTTTCGTCGCTTACCTGAAGAGGAGCAGTCCCGTGTCATTGAAATGGCCTGGGAAGACCGCACGCCGTTTGAAGCGATCAATTCTCTATTTGGCCTAGGCGAGCCAGACGTCATAGAGGTGATGCGCCACCAGCTTAAGCCAGCCTCGTTTCGTTTATGGCGTAAACGCGTTACAGGTCGCGCGACTAAACACACGGCTTTGCGATCTTCGGATGTTTTACGCGGCTACTGCCCGACGCAATATAAGCGCTAA
- a CDS encoding class I SAM-dependent methyltransferase: MVNTTAWNRLRYSIYAPVYDLVATKAFRQPRRNALNQVDWEPGMRVLLVGAGTGLDLPYLPRELEIHLTDLTPAMVTRARERAEHAQRDVECHVMDAAALDYPDEHFDVVVMHLILAVMPNPEQGLAEAHRVLKSDGQLCVMDKFQPDTHIAGPSRRALNAITSLIATDITRQATPLLKQAGFTIRRDEPVLMNGLFRALLAIK; the protein is encoded by the coding sequence ATGGTAAATACCACCGCCTGGAACCGCTTGCGTTATAGCATTTACGCGCCAGTCTATGATTTGGTGGCGACTAAAGCGTTTCGTCAACCCCGAAGAAATGCGCTAAACCAAGTTGACTGGGAACCCGGGATGCGAGTGTTACTGGTCGGTGCAGGCACCGGCTTAGACCTGCCTTATTTACCACGCGAATTAGAAATTCATTTAACCGACCTTACCCCCGCGATGGTGACGCGCGCCCGTGAACGAGCGGAACATGCGCAACGTGACGTGGAGTGCCATGTGATGGATGCTGCAGCACTTGACTATCCAGATGAGCATTTTGATGTCGTTGTGATGCATCTCATTTTGGCGGTGATGCCCAACCCTGAACAGGGACTAGCCGAGGCGCACCGAGTACTAAAAAGCGACGGACAGCTATGTGTTATGGATAAATTCCAACCCGACACCCACATTGCCGGTCCAAGTCGGCGAGCACTGAACGCCATCACTTCATTGATCGCGACCGACATCACCCGTCAGGCAACGCCACTGCTTAAACAGGCAGGCTTTACTATCCGCCGCGACGAACCCGTATTGATGAATGGCCTTTTTCGAGCGCTTTTAGCGATAAAGTAA
- a CDS encoding helix-turn-helix domain-containing protein → MTLTSQDHAPKKCIQEAFDADEHAQNLTRWQQQYDQLSPGRFYGRLDEIELPAMQVFKEHTGQALRQDCRVWADSLWLGIPTQAPGSRINGQALEKHEVMCHPGGHDFELVTPEAFDIYGLVIRMPLLQAAAQRQGVILDNEWHASPRRRVAPETLHAVSFLLERLLSNQQGPIAENVHQDILLTGLMEVLKANQASHELPPSYPHRKAVVDRVKRYVDEHLEGPVTMETLCELTHVSRRTLQYSFTTILGISPLQFLRLTRLNRVRRALRSAEPHQTVTEIATYWGFWHLGQFAHDYKQQFGESPSQTLNAIH, encoded by the coding sequence ATGACGCTGACAAGTCAAGACCATGCACCAAAAAAGTGCATACAGGAGGCGTTTGATGCCGACGAACATGCCCAAAACCTGACCCGCTGGCAGCAGCAATACGACCAACTAAGTCCTGGCCGATTTTATGGGCGACTAGATGAAATTGAATTACCCGCTATGCAGGTGTTTAAAGAACATACAGGGCAAGCGCTGCGACAAGACTGCCGGGTGTGGGCTGACTCTCTCTGGCTGGGCATCCCCACTCAAGCACCAGGGTCACGAATTAATGGGCAGGCGTTGGAAAAACATGAGGTGATGTGCCACCCCGGCGGTCACGATTTTGAGCTGGTAACGCCCGAGGCATTTGATATTTATGGGCTGGTGATACGTATGCCGTTATTACAGGCTGCCGCCCAGCGACAGGGGGTGATACTTGATAATGAGTGGCATGCTTCACCCCGCCGTCGGGTAGCACCTGAAACCCTTCATGCTGTGTCGTTTTTGCTTGAACGCTTACTCTCAAATCAACAAGGCCCCATTGCTGAAAACGTTCATCAAGATATTTTGCTAACAGGCCTAATGGAAGTATTAAAAGCCAACCAAGCAAGCCATGAATTGCCTCCCAGCTATCCTCATCGAAAAGCAGTGGTTGACCGGGTGAAGCGCTATGTTGATGAACACCTGGAAGGTCCAGTGACGATGGAGACACTATGCGAGCTAACTCATGTCAGCAGACGTACGCTGCAATACAGTTTTACGACTATCCTAGGTATTAGCCCGCTGCAGTTTTTACGTTTAACGCGGCTTAACCGAGTGCGCCGCGCCCTGCGCAGTGCCGAGCCTCACCAAACAGTGACTGAAATTGCCACCTATTGGGGCTTTTGGCATTTGGGGCAATTTGCTCATGACTACAAACAACAGTTTGGAGAAAGCCCTTCACAAACGTTAAACGCGATTCATTGA
- a CDS encoding ethanolamine ammonia-lyase subunit EutB: MAQTYHTTVGSRRYRFNGLAELMAKATPPRSGDRLAGVIAESAEERVVAQMVLAELPLTTFLNDVLIPYEQDEITRLIIDEHDAAAFAPLKHLTVGDFRNWLLSDYATSDILAAARPGITPEMAAAVSKLMRNQDLMLVAKKCHVTTAFRNTIGLPGRLSTRLQPNHPTDDVTGIAASILDGLLYGSGDAVIGINPATDNVAQSIKLMRLMDDVIQKYEIPTQSCVLTHVTNTLEAIEQGAPVDLVFQSIGGTEATNRSFGFDLSTLAEAEAAALTLNRGTVGRNVMYFETGQGSSLSADAHHGLDQQTCEARAYAVARKFNPLLVNTVVGFIGPEYLYDGKEITRAGLEDHFCGKLLGVPMGCDVCYTNHAEADQNDMDNLLTLLGVAGCSFVMGIPGSDDIMLNYQTTSFHDALYARRVLGLKAAPEFEQWLAKMQIFQDVSSYRLNDQLPAAFANSLRHLPKEDARDV; this comes from the coding sequence ATGGCGCAGACCTATCACACAACTGTCGGAAGCCGCCGCTATCGCTTTAATGGCTTGGCGGAATTAATGGCCAAGGCCACGCCACCACGCTCCGGTGACCGCTTGGCAGGTGTCATTGCAGAATCAGCAGAAGAGCGGGTAGTGGCGCAAATGGTGCTCGCAGAGCTCCCGCTTACCACGTTTTTGAATGATGTACTTATCCCTTATGAGCAAGACGAAATTACTCGTTTAATCATCGATGAGCACGATGCCGCTGCATTTGCGCCGCTGAAGCATTTAACCGTGGGGGACTTCCGTAACTGGCTGCTGTCCGACTATGCCACCAGCGATATTTTAGCCGCGGCTCGCCCTGGCATTACCCCTGAAATGGCCGCCGCTGTTAGCAAGTTGATGCGCAATCAAGATTTGATGCTAGTCGCCAAGAAGTGCCATGTGACGACTGCATTTCGCAATACTATTGGTTTGCCGGGGCGGTTATCCACGCGTTTGCAGCCCAACCATCCTACTGATGACGTGACCGGGATTGCCGCCAGTATTCTGGATGGCTTGCTGTATGGCAGTGGCGATGCGGTCATTGGGATCAATCCTGCTACTGATAATGTCGCCCAAAGCATCAAGCTAATGCGCCTGATGGACGATGTCATTCAGAAATATGAAATTCCCACCCAATCCTGCGTGCTCACCCATGTTACCAATACGCTTGAAGCGATTGAGCAGGGCGCGCCGGTAGATCTCGTTTTTCAATCCATTGGCGGTACCGAAGCCACCAACCGCAGCTTTGGCTTTGATTTGAGTACGCTGGCGGAGGCTGAGGCGGCCGCTCTGACCCTGAACCGCGGTACGGTTGGGCGCAACGTGATGTATTTCGAAACTGGGCAAGGCAGCTCGCTTTCCGCTGACGCTCATCATGGTTTAGACCAACAAACCTGTGAAGCCCGTGCTTATGCGGTAGCGCGCAAGTTTAATCCGCTGCTGGTGAATACGGTGGTGGGATTTATCGGCCCCGAGTACCTGTACGACGGCAAAGAAATCACCCGAGCGGGGCTGGAAGACCACTTTTGCGGCAAGTTGCTAGGCGTACCCATGGGCTGTGATGTTTGCTACACCAATCACGCTGAAGCCGATCAAAATGATATGGACAACCTGCTAACGCTATTAGGCGTGGCGGGCTGTAGCTTTGTGATGGGTATCCCCGGTTCTGACGACATAATGCTCAACTATCAAACCACCTCTTTTCACGATGCGCTGTATGCGCGGCGGGTGCTTGGGTTGAAGGCCGCCCCTGAGTTCGAGCAGTGGCTGGCGAAGATGCAAATCTTCCAAGATGTTTCTTCCTATCGGCTCAACGATCAATTACCGGCCGCTTTCGCTAATAGCCTGCGCCACCTGCCAAAGGAGGATGCTCGCGATGTCTGA
- the eutC gene encoding ethanolamine ammonia-lyase subunit EutC has protein sequence MSDNESKKAPSIVIANPWERLRAFTDARIGLGRAGISLPTHQLLAFQLAHAQAQDAVHCLLECDALADELTTALSLNQPPIHVHSHAVDRAMYLQRPDYGRRLDDASREQLQQAAQSGQRFDLAVVIVDGLSSLAVQQNSAPFLTALYRAFESDQREWQLAPLTIVEQGRVAIGDEVGALLNADAVLVMIGERPGLSSPDSLGLYMTWEPEVGLKDDRRNCISNVRPAGLKPEEAARRLLLLLTEARQRQLSGVQLKDRSEESVLEGATGGTTQNFLVAD, from the coding sequence ATGTCTGATAATGAATCTAAAAAAGCCCCATCGATTGTGATTGCTAACCCATGGGAGCGGCTGAGGGCATTTACCGATGCTCGCATTGGGCTTGGACGAGCGGGCATTAGTCTGCCCACGCATCAGCTATTGGCGTTTCAACTGGCTCATGCCCAAGCCCAGGATGCCGTTCACTGCCTTCTTGAGTGCGACGCGCTGGCCGATGAGTTAACGACAGCGCTGAGCCTGAACCAGCCACCTATTCATGTGCATAGCCACGCAGTGGACAGGGCCATGTATCTGCAGCGTCCGGATTATGGCCGTCGTCTTGACGACGCTTCGCGAGAGCAACTGCAACAAGCGGCGCAAAGTGGCCAGCGCTTTGATTTAGCGGTGGTGATTGTTGATGGACTTTCCTCACTGGCAGTACAGCAGAACAGTGCGCCGTTTCTTACTGCGCTGTATCGCGCCTTTGAGAGTGATCAGCGGGAATGGCAGCTCGCGCCATTAACCATCGTAGAGCAGGGGCGTGTGGCGATTGGTGATGAGGTTGGCGCGCTGCTTAATGCCGATGCCGTGTTGGTGATGATTGGTGAACGTCCAGGCTTAAGCTCCCCCGATAGCCTCGGGCTGTATATGACCTGGGAGCCAGAAGTGGGCTTAAAGGATGACCGCCGAAACTGCATTTCGAACGTTCGCCCAGCAGGGCTCAAGCCGGAAGAGGCCGCACGGCGGCTGCTGTTGTTATTAACCGAAGCCCGTCAGCGGCAACTGTCTGGCGTGCAATTGAAAGATCGTAGCGAGGAAAGTGTATTAGAAGGTGCAACAGGGGGGACAACTCAAAACTTTCTGGTGGCCGATTAA